In a single window of the Anabas testudineus chromosome 19, fAnaTes1.2, whole genome shotgun sequence genome:
- the LOC113156863 gene encoding hydroxycarboxylic acid receptor 3-like: protein MQLEQSDNFTTSFSNITTPTPEGGRGGCPPVGIQLEGVILPPVLIIDIILGLLGNIVALWIFCFKLKAWNPNTLFLFNLVIADFVVLVSLPLRIDALLRGHWVFGDVLCRLNLFMMFSNRSASIALMTVVAIYRYFKVVHPHHRFNRMTKCQAVYVSLFVWLLVISPRVPMLAYSHIKGSGSSTQCFFFTSYKEASRAIIILVGMHRILTVLEFIIPLAMLLFCSIRIFSFLKERQMGKADKVRKAMQVCVAIVAVFMVCFLPTTVTTIGVWVIRSYRPWDCSAFYTFTQLTIVSLGLNFLNSALDPIVYVFSSSMFRKALCSTLPRALRCGHDTDNDKESSSGSQTTQQELKSLRTDRSSEAL, encoded by the exons ATGCAGTTGGAGCAAAGTGACAACTTCACCACCTCATTTTCAAACATCACAACCCCAACTCCTGAAGGGGGCAGGGGCGGCTGCCCACCAGTCGGTATTCAGCTGGAAGGTGTGATTTTACCCCCAGTCCTCATCATTGACATCATCCTGGGGCTACTGGGAAACATAGTGGCCCTGTGGATCTTCTGCTTCAAACTGAAGGCCTGGAACCCCAACACCCTGTTCCTCTTTAACCTGGTTATCGCAGACTTCGTGGTTCTAGTGAGTCTGCCGCTGAGGATCGATGCCTTGCTCCGAGGCCACTGGGTGTTTGGAGATGTTTTATGTCGGCTCAACCTCTTCATGATGTTTTCCAACCGCTCTGCCAGTATCGCACTTATGACCGTGGTGGCAATTTATCGCTACTTCAAG GTGGTCCACCCTCACCACCGCTTCAACCGGATGACCAAGTGCCAGGCTGTGTACGTGTCGTTGTTTGTGTGGCTGTTGGTGATCAGTCCTCGGGTTCCCATGCTGGCTTACAGCCACATCAAgggcagcggcagcagcacCCAGTGTTTCTTCTTCACATCCTACAAAGAGGCGTCGCGAGCCATCATCATCCTGGTTGGCATGCACCGAATCCTGACGGTGTTGGAGTTCATCATCCCACTGGCCATGCTGCTGTTCTGCTCCATCCGGATCTTCAGCTTCCTGAAGGAGAGGCAGATGGGGAAGGCAGACAAGGTGCGAAAGGCGATGCAAGTGTGCGTGGCCATCGTTGCAGTTTTCATGGTGTGCTTCCTTCCCACCACGGTGACAACCATTGGTGTGTGGGTGATCCGCTCGTACCGCCCGTGGGACTGCTCCGCCTTCTACACCTTCACCCAGCTCACCATCGTGTCTTTGGGACTGAACTTCCTGAACTCAGCCCTGGACCCGATCGTCTATGTCTTCTCCAGCTCCATGTTCAGGAAGGCCCTCTGCAGCACGCTGCCCCGCGCCCTGCGCTGTGGTCACGACACGGACAACGACAAAGAGAGTTCATCAGGAAGCCAGACGACCCAGCAGGAGCTGAAATCCCTGAGGACTGACAGAAGTAGTGAAGCCCTGTAA